One window from the genome of Pandoraea fibrosis encodes:
- a CDS encoding CBS domain-containing protein produces the protein MKTVAQILKSKSADTVYQVRPTDSVLDALTLMAEARIGAVLVSDDDGKIVGIFTERDYARKVALMGRTSVNTPIRDVMTSAVRYVSPDQTNEDCMSLMTEHRIRHLPVMKDGELVGLLSIGDLVKAIITEQQFTIDQLENYIMGGGAALTGRTSSRPS, from the coding sequence ATGAAAACAGTCGCTCAGATCCTGAAGTCCAAATCGGCCGACACGGTGTACCAGGTGCGCCCGACCGATTCGGTCCTCGATGCCTTGACCCTGATGGCCGAAGCGCGAATCGGCGCGGTGCTGGTCAGTGATGACGACGGCAAGATCGTCGGCATCTTCACCGAGCGCGATTACGCCCGCAAGGTGGCGCTCATGGGACGCACGTCGGTCAATACCCCGATACGCGACGTCATGACCTCGGCCGTGCGCTACGTGAGCCCCGATCAGACCAACGAGGATTGCATGTCCCTGATGACGGAGCACCGCATTCGTCACCTGCCTGTCATGAAAGACGGCGAACTGGTCGGCCTGCTGTCCATCGGCGATCTGGTCAAGGCCATCATCACGGAACAGCAGTTCACCATCGATCAGCTCGAGAACTACATCATGGGCGGGGGTGCCGCGCTGACCGGCCGCACATCGTCACGCCCCAGCTGA
- a CDS encoding MFS transporter, with amino-acid sequence MSVDVSLSSVASAHASPAASSASPAKAAAGPAVIRSAADVAQLVNEGGARVSNARWIVAIALGGVFLDAYDLGALAFGLKDVAREFHLTPAGTGMVASAITFGAIVGAFLGGYFTDRIGRYRVFMADMLCFVIAAIACAFAPNEYVLAGARFVMGLGVGIDLPVAMAFLAEFSKLKGRGNKAARVAMWCPTWYAAICASYLLVLLCYSVLPSSHSALLWRIILGFGAIPALAIIAVRSRYMSESPVWAANQGDLEGAAKILKRSYGIDAVVAADAQRVAPKRPAAWSNYGALLKGVYLRRTTLATIIAVASSFAYNAVAFGLPVIIASFLAQSMLTTILMSLALNLLFAFTGGLLGVRLVPKFGAWKLTVLGYAFQLAALVGLALVGKPDGAAQVAWALGLLALFLLGQGFGPGAHSMTFASLSYPTSLRGVGVGFNQTLMRSSSTVSLFLFPVLAAALATKVFWVIAIAPAIGLLALLAIRWEPSNYDVDAEDF; translated from the coding sequence ATGTCCGTTGACGTCTCCTTGTCTTCCGTCGCGTCCGCACACGCGAGCCCTGCGGCATCGTCCGCTTCTCCTGCCAAAGCTGCTGCCGGTCCCGCAGTGATCCGCTCGGCCGCCGATGTCGCGCAACTCGTCAACGAGGGCGGCGCCCGCGTGTCCAACGCGCGCTGGATTGTGGCCATCGCCCTTGGCGGTGTCTTCCTCGATGCCTACGACCTCGGGGCACTGGCGTTCGGGCTGAAAGACGTGGCCCGCGAATTCCATCTCACACCGGCGGGCACGGGCATGGTGGCATCGGCCATCACGTTCGGTGCCATTGTGGGGGCATTCCTCGGCGGCTACTTCACCGACCGCATCGGCCGCTATCGCGTGTTCATGGCCGACATGCTGTGCTTCGTGATCGCCGCCATCGCCTGCGCGTTTGCACCGAACGAGTATGTGCTCGCCGGGGCCCGATTCGTGATGGGGCTGGGCGTCGGTATCGACTTGCCGGTGGCAATGGCGTTCCTCGCCGAATTCTCGAAGCTCAAGGGACGAGGCAATAAAGCCGCGCGCGTCGCGATGTGGTGTCCCACCTGGTACGCGGCAATCTGTGCATCGTATCTGCTCGTGCTGCTGTGCTATTCGGTGTTGCCTTCGTCGCACAGCGCATTGTTGTGGCGAATCATCCTCGGCTTCGGTGCGATTCCTGCGCTGGCGATCATCGCCGTGCGCAGCCGCTACATGAGCGAATCCCCCGTGTGGGCGGCGAATCAGGGCGATCTCGAGGGGGCGGCAAAGATCCTGAAGCGTTCCTACGGCATCGATGCCGTGGTGGCCGCCGACGCGCAGCGCGTGGCGCCGAAGCGCCCGGCCGCATGGAGCAACTACGGTGCCCTGCTCAAGGGTGTGTATCTGCGTCGCACGACGCTCGCGACCATCATCGCCGTGGCCTCGTCGTTCGCATACAACGCGGTGGCGTTCGGGCTGCCTGTGATCATCGCAAGCTTCCTCGCGCAATCGATGCTCACCACGATTCTGATGTCGCTCGCGCTGAACCTGCTGTTCGCCTTCACCGGCGGGTTGCTGGGCGTGCGTCTCGTACCGAAGTTCGGCGCCTGGAAACTGACCGTGCTCGGTTATGCCTTTCAGTTGGCGGCACTCGTTGGCCTTGCGCTGGTTGGCAAGCCGGACGGTGCCGCGCAGGTGGCATGGGCGTTGGGCTTGCTCGCCCTGTTCCTGCTGGGGCAGGGTTTCGGACCGGGGGCGCATTCGATGACCTTCGCGTCGTTGAGCTACCCGACGTCGCTGCGCGGCGTGGGCGTGGGTTTCAATCAGACGCTCATGCGCAGCAGCTCGACCGTTTCGCTGTTCCTGTTCCCGGTGCTGGCGGCAGCGCTCGCCACGAAAGTGTTCTGGGTCATTGCCATCGCGCCGGCCATTGGTTTGCTGGCGCTGCTGGCGATCCGTTGGGAACCGTCGAACTACGACGTCGACGCCGAAGACTTCTGA
- a CDS encoding M48 metallopeptidase family protein, whose amino-acid sequence MRFLSAYPAGVLAQVRELIDTGRLGAHLDRRYPSRHTVQTDRALYEFTLEIKQAFLRSAAPVHKVAYDAKIDVVHHALGLHTAISRVQGGKLKAKKEIRVASLFREAPPEFLRMIVVHELAHLKEGDHNKAFYRLCEFMEPAYHQLEFDTRLFLVRREIDATSPATE is encoded by the coding sequence ATGCGTTTCCTCTCGGCATACCCGGCCGGGGTGCTCGCACAAGTGCGCGAACTGATCGACACCGGCCGTCTTGGCGCGCATCTCGATCGACGCTATCCATCGCGTCACACCGTGCAGACCGATCGCGCGCTGTACGAATTCACGTTGGAGATCAAACAGGCATTCCTGCGTAGCGCAGCGCCCGTGCATAAGGTGGCCTACGACGCCAAGATCGATGTCGTGCATCACGCCCTCGGCTTGCACACGGCCATCTCGCGCGTTCAGGGCGGCAAGCTCAAGGCGAAGAAGGAAATCCGTGTGGCGTCACTCTTTCGTGAGGCCCCGCCTGAGTTTCTGCGCATGATTGTCGTGCACGAACTCGCGCATTTGAAGGAAGGCGACCATAACAAGGCGTTCTACCGCCTGTGCGAGTTCATGGAGCCGGCCTACCATCAACTGGAATTCGACACGCGGCTGTTCCTTGTGCGGCGTGAAATCGACGCGACTTCGCCTGCGACCGAATAG
- a CDS encoding metallophosphoesterase, whose translation MLAIIALLHAYIGWRLLTPLPVALGWKVLGGAWLVASTVLIPLGLMSRAIQREPLATLLTWSGMTAIGIFSSLFVLTLLRDIVLGVAMAFSVLDEQLVTRSAVIVLGLTALSTLLGFYNARRLARVVDVDVPIANLPPELNGFTIVQLSDIHVSSTIRRRYIEAIVEATNELKPDLVAITGDLVDGGVPALRDHIAPLAQLNSRHGTYVCTGNHEYYSGAPAWVEELRRIGLTVLENEHVVLEHEGASLTVAGVTDFTAHHFDPEKRSDPQAAVAGAPAGVPRVLLAHQPRSASAAQEAGFDLQLSGHTHGGQFWPWMYFVPLQQPYVHGLHRLKQLAIYVSRGTGYWGPPKRFGAPSEITRLRLVPRTA comes from the coding sequence ATGCTCGCCATCATCGCGCTGTTGCATGCGTACATCGGCTGGCGGCTGTTGACGCCGCTGCCGGTTGCCCTCGGCTGGAAGGTGCTCGGCGGCGCGTGGCTTGTCGCCTCGACCGTCCTGATTCCTCTGGGGCTGATGAGCCGCGCCATCCAGCGCGAGCCGCTGGCGACACTGCTCACGTGGAGCGGCATGACCGCCATCGGCATCTTCTCGTCGCTATTCGTGCTCACGCTGCTGCGCGACATCGTGCTGGGCGTGGCGATGGCCTTCTCCGTTCTCGACGAACAACTCGTGACGCGTTCTGCCGTCATCGTGCTGGGCCTCACCGCGTTGTCCACACTGCTGGGCTTCTATAACGCACGGCGCCTCGCACGCGTGGTCGACGTCGATGTCCCCATCGCCAACCTGCCGCCCGAACTCAACGGGTTCACGATCGTGCAGTTGAGCGATATTCACGTCAGTTCGACGATTCGTCGCCGCTACATCGAGGCCATCGTCGAAGCCACCAACGAACTCAAGCCGGATCTCGTCGCCATCACCGGCGATCTGGTCGACGGCGGCGTGCCGGCGTTGCGCGATCACATCGCGCCGCTCGCGCAACTCAACTCACGCCACGGCACCTATGTATGCACGGGCAACCACGAGTACTACTCGGGTGCGCCGGCATGGGTCGAGGAATTGCGGCGCATCGGCCTGACCGTGCTCGAAAACGAACATGTCGTGCTCGAGCACGAAGGCGCGTCGCTCACGGTGGCAGGCGTGACGGACTTCACCGCCCATCACTTCGATCCGGAAAAGCGCAGCGATCCGCAGGCTGCCGTGGCGGGCGCCCCCGCAGGGGTGCCGCGCGTGTTGCTCGCCCACCAGCCCCGCAGTGCGTCCGCAGCGCAAGAGGCCGGCTTCGACCTGCAACTCTCCGGACACACACACGGCGGACAATTCTGGCCGTGGATGTACTTCGTGCCGCTGCAACAGCCTTACGTGCACGGCCTGCACCGACTCAAGCAACTCGCGATCTATGTGAGCCGGGGCACGGGCTACTGGGGACCGCCCAAGCGGTTCGGCGCGCCGTCGGAGATCACGCGCCTGCGTCTGGTGCCTCGCACGGCGTAG
- a CDS encoding DUF4434 domain-containing protein, with product MRNPQRNAWHDAMRKDVIVPAAAPESPLRRRLLQAAALAACLPLAACTTPPEIGGSFVQLWRSHLEWTPKQWRERLAATHALGCKEIFVQWVGIDGEPENTWMAPDALIRTLLDESAALNMGVHLGVPYDERWWTALDATRANALDAYLQRTGKRAAAYMQNTSWPRHPAFRGWYLPYELEQYHWATPSRIDKLSAWLGPMSDVAIATSGHPPTISTYFSKLPTLGTLTDLWGTLLDRVQLHPMIQDGVGVAGMSNYTALTPLFAMLKTRGTGFDIILELFEELPSQKNDGTEFNAIAAEFDRVKRQWEMARQYGATRLVAFAIDPWVFDDTPGSKALLRDWKAALS from the coding sequence ATGAGGAATCCGCAACGCAACGCATGGCATGACGCCATGCGCAAAGATGTCATTGTACCGGCAGCCGCCCCCGAATCCCCGTTGCGCCGCCGCCTGCTGCAAGCTGCGGCGCTCGCCGCCTGCCTGCCGCTGGCCGCCTGCACGACGCCGCCGGAGATCGGTGGAAGTTTCGTCCAGCTCTGGCGCAGCCATCTGGAATGGACGCCTAAGCAATGGCGCGAGCGCCTCGCTGCCACGCATGCCCTCGGATGCAAGGAAATTTTCGTGCAGTGGGTCGGCATCGACGGCGAGCCCGAGAACACCTGGATGGCCCCCGACGCGCTGATTCGCACGCTCCTCGACGAGAGCGCCGCGCTCAACATGGGTGTACATCTGGGCGTGCCCTACGACGAACGCTGGTGGACGGCCCTAGATGCCACGCGCGCGAATGCGCTCGACGCGTATCTCCAACGCACCGGAAAGCGTGCTGCCGCCTATATGCAGAACACGTCGTGGCCCCGACATCCGGCATTTCGTGGCTGGTATCTGCCCTACGAACTCGAGCAATATCACTGGGCCACACCTTCGCGGATCGACAAGCTCTCGGCATGGCTCGGCCCGATGTCGGACGTCGCCATCGCGACAAGCGGACATCCACCGACCATTTCGACCTACTTCAGTAAGCTACCGACACTCGGCACGCTGACCGACCTGTGGGGCACTCTGCTCGATCGCGTTCAGCTCCACCCCATGATTCAGGATGGCGTGGGCGTAGCCGGCATGTCGAACTACACGGCGCTCACGCCATTGTTCGCGATGCTCAAAACGCGGGGAACGGGATTCGACATCATTCTCGAGCTTTTCGAAGAACTGCCTTCGCAGAAGAACGATGGCACGGAGTTCAATGCGATCGCGGCCGAGTTCGACCGTGTGAAGCGTCAATGGGAAATGGCAAGACAATACGGCGCCACCCGGCTGGTCGCCTTCGCCATCGATCCCTGGGTGTTCGACGACACCCCCGGATCAAAGGCGCTGCTGCGCGACTGGAAGGCCGCGCTGTCCTGA
- a CDS encoding DUF3734 domain-containing protein: protein MTANPPKVPKRAIDLPPYETVALVLQGGGALGAYQAGVYAGLFEAGIAPNWIAGISIGALNTAVIAGNAPERRVAQLEAFWRTICEPAVFPPLPAPFEAAILNGPESGRIAYSAWQAWRAMVEGQKGFFTPRWPQPLPTAMGDPAHASYYDTSALRSTLERFVDFDRINSREIRVSVGAVNVHTGNFVYFDNTREVLRAEHFMASGALPPGFPAVEIDGQFYWDGGLVSNTPLSEVLGTSPRRDTLAFQVDLWSARGPLPDNLNDVADRQKDIQFSSRTRLVTDNLQRAQHYRRVLREVLERVPADVRARDPWCHAAEEIACSKRYNVIQLIYRNKEYEGHYKDYQFGLSTMLDHWASGLDDVRRTLAHPEWLTMPNGTSGFITHDIHRHEVV from the coding sequence ATGACGGCCAATCCGCCGAAAGTCCCCAAACGCGCCATCGATCTGCCGCCTTACGAGACGGTCGCACTCGTCTTGCAGGGCGGCGGGGCACTCGGGGCCTATCAGGCGGGGGTGTATGCCGGGTTGTTCGAGGCCGGCATTGCACCGAACTGGATCGCGGGGATTTCCATCGGTGCGCTCAATACGGCGGTCATTGCCGGCAATGCGCCGGAGCGTCGCGTGGCGCAGCTCGAAGCGTTCTGGCGCACGATTTGCGAGCCCGCCGTATTTCCGCCGCTGCCCGCACCGTTCGAAGCCGCCATCCTCAATGGTCCCGAGTCGGGCCGCATCGCCTACAGTGCGTGGCAGGCATGGCGCGCCATGGTCGAAGGTCAGAAGGGCTTCTTCACGCCGCGCTGGCCACAGCCGCTGCCCACCGCCATGGGTGATCCGGCGCATGCGAGCTACTACGACACGTCGGCACTGCGCAGCACGCTGGAGCGCTTCGTCGACTTCGACCGTATCAATTCGCGGGAGATTCGGGTGTCCGTCGGTGCCGTCAATGTGCATACGGGTAACTTCGTCTACTTCGACAACACGCGTGAGGTGTTGCGCGCGGAACACTTCATGGCGTCCGGTGCGTTGCCACCGGGGTTCCCGGCCGTGGAAATCGACGGTCAGTTTTACTGGGATGGCGGGCTGGTGTCGAACACGCCGCTCTCGGAAGTGCTGGGCACCTCGCCACGGCGCGACACGCTCGCCTTTCAGGTCGATCTATGGAGTGCGCGGGGGCCGCTGCCCGACAACCTGAACGACGTGGCCGATCGGCAGAAGGATATTCAGTTCTCGAGCCGCACGCGTCTCGTCACCGACAATCTGCAACGCGCTCAGCACTATCGTCGCGTCTTGCGTGAGGTGCTCGAACGGGTGCCTGCCGATGTGCGCGCCCGTGATCCGTGGTGTCACGCCGCAGAGGAGATCGCCTGTAGCAAGCGCTACAACGTCATTCAGTTGATTTATCGGAACAAGGAGTACGAGGGGCACTACAAGGATTATCAGTTCGGCTTGTCCACCATGCTCGATCACTGGGCGAGCGGTCTCGACGATGTACGTCGCACGCTCGCGCATCCCGAATGGCTCACGATGCCCAACGGCACGTCCGGCTTCATCACGCACGATATTCATCGTCACGAAGTCGTCTGA
- the infA gene encoding translation initiation factor IF-1 has translation MAKEELIEFSGHVSDVLPDNRFRVTLENGVEVMAYASGRMQKNRIRILAGDRVTLEMSPYDLSKGRINYRHKN, from the coding sequence TTGGCCAAGGAAGAACTGATCGAATTCAGCGGACACGTCTCGGATGTGCTGCCGGACAATCGCTTTCGCGTAACGCTCGAAAACGGCGTGGAAGTGATGGCATATGCGAGCGGCCGCATGCAGAAGAACCGCATCCGCATTCTGGCGGGTGACCGCGTGACGCTGGAAATGTCGCCCTATGACCTGAGCAAGGGCCGCATCAACTACCGTCACAAGAATTAA
- a CDS encoding 3-hydroxybutyrate dehydrogenase — protein sequence MNQLNGKVAVVTGAASGIGKEIALTLARAGAAVAIADLNQQGADAVAEEIKAAGGKALGVAMDVTNEEAVNSGIDKVADTFGSVDILISNAGIQIVNPIENYAFSDWKKMQAIHVDGAFLTTKAALKHMYKDDRGGIVIYMGSVHSHEASPLKSAYVAAKHALLGLARVLAKEGAKHNVRSHVICPGFVRTPLVDKQIPEQAKELGISEDDVIKKVMLGGTVDGVFTTVDDVAQTALFLATFPTAAFTGQSFVVSHGWFMQ from the coding sequence GTGAATCAGTTGAATGGGAAAGTCGCCGTGGTGACCGGTGCCGCCAGTGGTATCGGCAAGGAAATCGCGCTCACCCTCGCGCGTGCCGGCGCCGCCGTGGCGATTGCCGATCTGAATCAGCAGGGCGCCGACGCCGTGGCCGAAGAGATCAAGGCGGCCGGTGGCAAGGCCCTCGGTGTGGCGATGGACGTGACCAACGAAGAGGCGGTGAACAGCGGCATCGACAAGGTCGCGGACACCTTCGGCTCGGTCGACATCCTGATCTCGAACGCGGGCATTCAGATCGTCAATCCGATCGAGAACTATGCGTTCTCCGACTGGAAGAAGATGCAGGCCATTCACGTCGATGGCGCGTTCCTCACGACCAAGGCGGCGCTCAAGCACATGTACAAGGATGACCGTGGCGGCATCGTGATCTACATGGGGTCGGTGCACTCGCACGAGGCGTCGCCGCTCAAGTCGGCCTATGTGGCTGCCAAGCATGCGTTGCTGGGGCTTGCCCGCGTGCTCGCCAAGGAAGGCGCGAAGCACAATGTGCGCTCGCACGTCATCTGCCCGGGCTTCGTGCGCACGCCGCTCGTCGACAAGCAGATCCCGGAGCAGGCCAAGGAATTGGGCATTTCGGAAGACGACGTCATCAAGAAAGTCATGCTGGGCGGCACGGTCGATGGTGTGTTCACCACAGTCGACGACGTGGCGCAAACCGCGCTTTTCCTCGCCACATTCCCGACCGCCGCTTTCACCGGACAGTCGTTTGTGGTGAGTCACGGCTGGTTCATGCAGTAA
- a CDS encoding outer membrane lipoprotein — protein MNIKALTGISAALVAAMLAGCVAPGPQYGYQQQGYQQGYQQPGYQQGYQQGYQQPPQQQQQIPGALYGRVESIEQMNGANNSPNILGTVLGGAAGGLLGNTMGGGRGRTATTIGGAVIGAIAGNRIENGMGQPNVLYRITVRLDDGRVATVTQAPPLRVQQGQRAAVANDTVYPY, from the coding sequence ATGAACATCAAAGCACTTACGGGAATCAGCGCGGCACTGGTCGCCGCCATGTTGGCTGGCTGCGTGGCGCCGGGCCCGCAGTATGGGTACCAGCAACAGGGCTACCAACAAGGCTATCAACAGCCGGGGTACCAGCAGGGATATCAGCAGGGCTACCAGCAACCGCCCCAACAGCAACAGCAAATCCCCGGTGCGCTTTACGGCCGTGTCGAATCGATTGAACAGATGAACGGCGCGAACAATAGCCCGAACATTCTTGGCACGGTACTCGGCGGCGCAGCCGGCGGCCTGCTCGGCAACACGATGGGCGGTGGACGCGGACGCACGGCCACCACCATCGGTGGCGCCGTGATCGGCGCCATCGCGGGCAACCGGATCGAAAACGGCATGGGTCAACCGAACGTGCTTTACCGCATCACCGTGCGTCTGGACGACGGCCGCGTTGCCACGGTGACGCAAGCGCCGCCACTGCGCGTGCAACAGGGTCAGCGCGCCGCTGTCGCAAACGATACGGTGTATCCGTACTGA
- a CDS encoding 2Fe-2S iron-sulfur cluster-binding protein yields MDSTPSDPVVAPALPLDTLETRATAEPSELPGPMSYRVTLLPSGWQFDAAADTPILLAAQTAGIKLPSLCRNGTCRACLCRAQTGGEPAPVAYRIEWPGLSREEKGEGWLLPCCAYARADLVIDAPDATLC; encoded by the coding sequence TTGGACAGCACTCCCTCCGATCCCGTCGTCGCGCCGGCGTTACCGCTGGACACACTCGAAACGCGCGCAACCGCCGAGCCGTCGGAACTGCCCGGGCCGATGTCATACCGTGTCACGCTGCTGCCATCCGGCTGGCAGTTCGATGCGGCAGCCGACACACCGATCCTGCTGGCGGCGCAGACGGCGGGCATCAAGCTGCCGAGCCTGTGCCGCAACGGCACTTGCCGCGCGTGCCTGTGCCGGGCGCAGACTGGCGGCGAGCCCGCACCGGTGGCTTATCGAATCGAATGGCCGGGGCTGTCGCGCGAAGAGAAGGGGGAGGGCTGGCTGCTGCCGTGCTGTGCTTACGCGCGTGCCGACCTCGTCATCGACGCGCCCGACGCCACCCTTTGTTAA
- a CDS encoding nucleotide pyrophosphohydrolase translates to MSAAPKQSAVSGNADAHVANDRLIDTTGLEAALHAFADARDWHRHHTPKNLAMALSVEVAELVEIFQWHTDAQASAVMQTSEARHVEQELADIAMYLVRLSSVLGVDLNRAVAEKLVMNAQKYPAPPA, encoded by the coding sequence ATGTCCGCTGCCCCGAAGCAATCCGCTGTCTCCGGCAACGCCGATGCCCATGTCGCGAACGACCGCCTCATCGACACGACGGGACTGGAAGCCGCCCTGCATGCGTTCGCCGATGCGCGCGACTGGCACCGGCATCACACGCCGAAGAACCTTGCGATGGCGTTGTCCGTCGAAGTTGCCGAGCTGGTCGAAATCTTCCAGTGGCACACCGATGCCCAAGCCAGCGCCGTCATGCAGACGAGCGAGGCGCGACACGTCGAGCAGGAACTGGCCGATATCGCCATGTATCTCGTACGACTGTCGTCGGTGCTGGGTGTCGACCTGAACCGGGCAGTGGCCGAGAAGCTCGTGATGAACGCGCAGAAGTACCCGGCGCCACCGGCGTAA
- a CDS encoding acylphosphatase yields MKSLSPSSSLETVVVRLRGKIQGVGYRQAAVREGHLIGVRGWVQALPEGDILATVQGTPDQVDKMLEWMRHGPPGARVTEFESEVEYTGRRFDRFEQL; encoded by the coding sequence ATGAAGTCACTTTCGCCCAGTTCCTCGCTCGAAACCGTTGTCGTCCGTTTGCGCGGCAAGATCCAGGGCGTCGGCTATCGGCAGGCGGCGGTGCGCGAGGGGCATCTGATCGGGGTGCGCGGCTGGGTGCAGGCACTGCCCGAGGGCGACATCCTCGCAACGGTGCAGGGCACGCCCGATCAGGTCGACAAGATGCTCGAATGGATGCGCCACGGGCCGCCCGGCGCGCGCGTGACGGAATTTGAAAGCGAAGTGGAGTACACCGGCCGCCGTTTCGACCGTTTCGAACAACTCTGA
- a CDS encoding GNAT family N-acetyltransferase produces the protein MTTPTPSTRRALDEDAPRIVALLAQLGYDTPLDIVRRNIALSAANGDDAAFVAVDEHGRIVGCMGLHALTMFHLAGRLGRITALVVEENVRGSGVGHALMAAAHAWFNEQGCEKFEVTSSDHRVAAHRFYARHGYARDGQRLARKSQTSSLT, from the coding sequence ATGACCACACCCACGCCCAGCACTCGCCGCGCCCTCGACGAGGACGCACCGCGCATCGTTGCATTGCTCGCACAACTGGGCTACGACACACCGCTCGATATCGTTCGGCGCAATATCGCGCTGTCAGCGGCAAATGGCGACGACGCGGCCTTCGTCGCGGTGGACGAACACGGTCGAATCGTGGGATGCATGGGATTGCACGCGCTCACCATGTTTCATCTGGCGGGGCGTCTGGGGCGCATTACAGCGCTGGTCGTGGAGGAGAATGTGCGAGGCTCTGGCGTCGGGCACGCGCTGATGGCGGCCGCGCACGCGTGGTTCAACGAGCAGGGATGCGAGAAATTCGAAGTGACGAGCAGCGACCATCGGGTCGCCGCACATCGCTTCTATGCGCGGCATGGCTATGCCCGCGACGGGCAACGACTTGCGCGCAAAAGCCAGACGTCTTCGCTGACTTAA